One window of Sphingomonas sp. KC8 genomic DNA carries:
- a CDS encoding fumarylacetoacetate hydrolase family protein, producing MKLASLKDGRDGRLVVVSDDLAWYADATHIAPTLQAALDTWDQAAPRLALLATDLAHEAIPMMRFHERLAAAPLPRAFQWADGSAYVNHVQLVRQARGAELPESFWTDPLMYQGASDGFLGPRDPIPLADEAWGCDLEAEIVVVTGDVPQGADRATALAAIRLVGLVNDVSLRNLIPDELAKGFGFVQSKPASALSPVFVTPDQLGAAWRDGKLHRQLNVDVNGQPFGRTQAGEDMTFDFGTLIAHLAKTRSLSAGSIVGSGTVSNRDAGGGPGQPIAQGGRGYSCIAEVRMVETIQSGAAATPYLKRGNSVRIWIDDDQGHSIFGAIEQVVGEA from the coding sequence ATGAAGCTGGCATCCCTGAAGGACGGGCGCGACGGGCGGCTCGTCGTCGTGAGCGACGATCTGGCCTGGTATGCGGACGCGACGCACATCGCGCCGACGCTGCAAGCCGCGCTCGACACATGGGATCAGGCCGCCCCGCGCCTCGCTTTGCTCGCCACCGATCTGGCCCACGAAGCGATCCCGATGATGCGCTTCCACGAACGGCTGGCCGCCGCGCCCTTGCCGCGCGCTTTTCAGTGGGCGGATGGTTCGGCCTATGTGAACCACGTCCAGCTCGTCCGTCAGGCGCGCGGGGCGGAACTGCCCGAAAGCTTCTGGACCGATCCCTTGATGTATCAGGGCGCATCGGACGGGTTCCTGGGGCCGCGCGATCCGATTCCACTGGCCGACGAAGCATGGGGCTGCGATCTGGAAGCCGAAATCGTCGTCGTCACCGGCGATGTGCCGCAGGGCGCGGACCGGGCGACCGCACTGGCCGCGATCCGGCTGGTCGGGCTGGTCAATGATGTCTCGCTGCGCAATCTGATCCCCGACGAACTGGCCAAGGGTTTCGGTTTCGTCCAGTCGAAGCCGGCTTCCGCGCTGTCCCCCGTATTCGTGACGCCGGATCAGCTGGGCGCGGCGTGGCGCGACGGCAAACTTCACCGCCAGCTGAATGTCGACGTCAACGGCCAGCCGTTTGGCCGCACGCAGGCGGGCGAAGACATGACCTTCGATTTCGGCACCTTGATCGCGCATCTGGCGAAGACGCGCAGCCTGTCCGCCGGCAGCATCGTCGGTTCGGGCACAGTATCCAACCGCGACGCTGGCGGCGGCCCGGGCCAGCCGATCGCGCAAGGGGGACGCGGCTATAGCTGCATCGCCGAAGTGCGCATGGTCGAAACCATTCAGTCGGGTGCGGCCGCCACGCCCTACCTCAAGCGAGGCAACAGCGTGCGCATCTGGATCGACGATGATCAGGGCCATTCGATCTTCGGCGCGATCGAACAGGTGGTGGGGGAGGCTTAG
- a CDS encoding efflux transporter outer membrane subunit: MIKPVTILLAATALAGCSLAPAHVRPPFAAAPAYPAEYVPGEGARMATAIGWQDFFTDPRLQAVIQLALDNNRDLRVSVARIAEARGQFRIQAADRLPALGASGNATRSRSNLTGTGPDTANRYDIGVGVSSFELDFWGRVANLSEAARASYLSTVAAERAFRLSLIRDVAVNYLQAREQAERIALAEQTLGSRREGLRIAKLRLDAGVTSALDYRQAETLLTQAETELASLRLSRAETRNFSYVLVGQPIPDDLPEPLPMARQGIIRDIGPGLPSDLLNNRPDVLAAEEDLRAARANIGAARAAFFPSISLTGSAGFASGQLDDLFKGGSSTWSFGPSISLPIFDWGRRKGNLSVAEAREDIAVATYEKTVQTAFREVADALAGRRYLADQVAAQERAAAAQRRLAELARSRYLNGVAQYIEVLDAERNLFSAEQALIQLRRAELANLVTLYVALGGGLTPRE, from the coding sequence ATGATTAAGCCTGTCACGATCCTGCTTGCGGCGACCGCTCTCGCTGGCTGTTCGCTTGCCCCCGCGCATGTCCGCCCGCCCTTCGCTGCGGCGCCGGCCTATCCTGCCGAATATGTGCCCGGCGAAGGTGCGCGTATGGCGACCGCTATCGGCTGGCAGGATTTCTTCACGGATCCGCGCCTGCAGGCGGTGATCCAGCTCGCGCTCGACAATAATCGCGATCTGCGGGTTTCGGTCGCCCGCATCGCCGAAGCGCGGGGCCAGTTTCGCATTCAGGCCGCCGATCGGCTGCCGGCCCTGGGCGCCAGCGGCAACGCCACCCGAAGCCGTTCGAATCTTACCGGCACGGGCCCCGACACCGCCAATCGCTACGATATCGGCGTCGGCGTGTCCTCGTTCGAACTCGATTTCTGGGGTCGCGTCGCGAATCTGTCGGAAGCCGCGCGCGCCAGCTATCTGTCGACGGTGGCCGCCGAACGGGCCTTCCGCCTGTCGCTGATCCGCGATGTCGCGGTGAATTATCTGCAGGCGCGCGAACAGGCCGAACGGATCGCGCTGGCCGAACAGACGCTTGGCAGCCGTCGTGAAGGGCTGCGCATCGCCAAGCTTCGGCTTGATGCCGGGGTGACTTCGGCGCTCGATTACCGGCAAGCCGAAACGCTGCTCACCCAGGCCGAAACCGAACTCGCCAGCCTGCGCCTGTCGCGCGCGGAAACGCGCAATTTTTCCTATGTGCTGGTTGGCCAGCCGATTCCCGATGACCTACCCGAACCGCTGCCGATGGCGCGCCAGGGCATCATTCGCGATATCGGCCCCGGCCTGCCATCCGATCTGCTCAACAACCGTCCCGACGTGCTCGCCGCCGAGGAAGATCTGCGCGCCGCCCGGGCGAATATCGGGGCTGCGCGCGCCGCCTTCTTCCCATCGATCAGCTTGACCGGAAGCGCCGGTTTCGCCTCCGGCCAGCTGGACGACCTGTTCAAGGGCGGCAGCTCGACATGGAGCTTCGGCCCGTCGATCAGCCTGCCGATCTTCGATTGGGGACGGCGCAAGGGCAATCTTTCGGTCGCCGAGGCGCGCGAGGACATTGCCGTCGCCACCTATGAAAAGACGGTGCAGACGGCGTTCCGCGAAGTCGCCGATGCGCTGGCCGGCCGGCGCTATCTCGCCGATCAGGTCGCAGCGCAGGAACGCGCTGCCGCCGCCCAGCGCCGCCTCGCCGAACTCGCCCGGTCGCGCTACCTGAACGGGGTCGCCCAATATATCGAAGTGCTGGATGCCGAACGTAACCTGTTCTCCGCTGAACAGGCGCTTATCCAGCTTCGCCGTGCCGAACTGGCCAATCTCGTCACGCTCTATGTGGCGCTGGGCGGCGGGTTGACCCCCCGCGAATAG
- a CDS encoding efflux RND transporter permease subunit produces the protein MFARFFIDRPIFAWVIALGVALAGLMALRGLPIEQYPSVAPPSLTVNVTYPGADAETLSTNVTQVIEQELNGVEGFLYMLSNSQSNGTASITVTFRSGTNLDTAQMEVNNRLRRVEQRLPEEVRRQGIQVNKATSGFLMIMAISSKSGATDSLALGNLASAKVIDELRRVPGVGDLRLLGSEYAMRVWLDPDKLAGYGLSAAEALAAVQEQNSQTAGGQIGDQPVAKGSELNATIITQNRFTNADQFRDIILRANPDGSTIRLGDVAKVELGAQSYGIGTELSGQPMAGIAVVTVPGANALKTADGVRARMKELEKSFPPDIAWSVPYDTTPFIRISVEEVVKTLAEAMALVFLVMFLFLQNIRATLIPTLVVPIALAGACLGLWAFGFSINVLTLFGMVLAIGILVDDAIVVIENVERIMSEEHLAPREATIKAMGQITTAIIGITLVLMAVFVPMAFFPGSTGGIYRQFSITLVISIAFSALLALTLTPALCATMLKPHDPDAKVRLPWLQRFFDRFNGWFGRTTDSYQGKVGHILSRPGRWLMIFVALVGLTALLFLRLPSSFLPNEDQGYAISIVQAPPGATLERTEEAVKQMKAYYAQQPQVEHYVLIRGFSFFGQGQNAAMMFVVLKDWKDRKAKEDGIEAFVGRAFGALMQAKDALIFTINPPPIRELGNASGFTFMLQDRSALGHEALVEARNMMLGLASQSPLLTGVRPEGQEDAPQLKVEIDRVKARALGLSIGDVNATLSIAFGSAYANDFTHDGRILKVMLQADARARMTPADVLNLRVRNAAGQMVPFGAFTTAEWTSGSPQLQRYNGYPAMTISGQAAPGRSSGEAMDEMERLAKQLPDGFDFEWTGTSYEERQSAGQIGALLGLSLIVVFLLLAALYESWSVPVAVLLVVPLGVLGAVLFSMMRGLSADVYFNVGLITIIGLAAKNAILIVEFAIEREADGKSVLDATMEAVKLRLRPIIMTSLAFILGMVPLFISSGAGAASRRAVGTGVMGGMIAATILGIFFIPLFYLAVRRWLTRKAPHAPGAPHGETVHD, from the coding sequence ATGTTCGCCCGCTTCTTCATCGATCGGCCGATCTTTGCGTGGGTGATCGCCCTGGGTGTCGCGCTGGCCGGGCTGATGGCGCTGCGCGGGCTGCCCATCGAACAATATCCCAGCGTCGCGCCGCCATCGCTCACCGTCAACGTCACCTATCCGGGCGCTGACGCCGAAACGCTGTCGACCAACGTCACCCAGGTGATCGAACAGGAACTGAACGGCGTGGAGGGTTTCCTCTACATGCTGTCGAACAGCCAGTCGAACGGCACCGCCAGCATCACCGTCACCTTCCGCTCGGGCACCAATCTCGATACCGCGCAGATGGAGGTGAACAACCGCCTTCGCCGGGTCGAACAGCGCCTGCCCGAAGAGGTCCGCCGACAGGGCATCCAGGTCAACAAGGCGACCTCCGGCTTCCTGATGATCATGGCGATTTCGTCGAAGAGCGGGGCGACGGACAGCCTCGCGCTTGGCAACCTTGCCTCCGCCAAGGTGATCGACGAACTGCGCCGCGTCCCCGGCGTGGGCGATCTGCGCCTGCTCGGTTCCGAATATGCGATGCGCGTCTGGCTCGATCCCGACAAGCTGGCCGGCTACGGCCTGTCTGCGGCCGAGGCCCTTGCCGCCGTTCAGGAACAGAACAGCCAGACCGCCGGCGGCCAGATCGGCGACCAGCCCGTCGCCAAGGGCAGCGAACTGAACGCGACGATCATCACCCAGAACCGCTTTACCAACGCCGATCAGTTCCGCGACATCATCCTGCGCGCCAATCCGGATGGATCGACGATCCGGCTGGGTGACGTTGCCAAGGTCGAACTAGGCGCACAAAGCTACGGCATCGGCACCGAACTGAGCGGCCAGCCGATGGCGGGCATCGCCGTCGTCACCGTTCCCGGCGCCAACGCGCTGAAAACGGCCGATGGCGTGCGGGCGCGGATGAAGGAACTCGAAAAGAGCTTCCCGCCGGATATCGCGTGGTCCGTGCCTTACGATACCACGCCATTCATCCGGATTTCGGTGGAAGAGGTGGTGAAGACGCTGGCCGAAGCGATGGCGCTGGTCTTCCTCGTCATGTTCCTGTTCCTCCAGAATATCCGCGCGACGCTGATCCCCACTCTCGTGGTGCCGATCGCGCTGGCCGGCGCCTGCCTTGGCTTGTGGGCCTTTGGCTTCTCCATCAACGTGTTGACGTTGTTCGGCATGGTGCTGGCGATCGGCATCCTCGTCGACGATGCGATCGTCGTGATCGAAAATGTCGAACGGATCATGAGCGAGGAGCATCTTGCCCCGCGCGAAGCGACGATCAAGGCGATGGGCCAGATCACCACCGCCATCATCGGCATCACGCTGGTGCTGATGGCCGTGTTCGTGCCGATGGCTTTCTTTCCGGGGTCCACGGGCGGCATCTACCGCCAGTTCTCGATCACCCTCGTCATTTCGATCGCTTTCTCGGCATTGCTCGCGTTGACGCTCACGCCGGCCTTGTGCGCGACCATGCTCAAGCCGCATGATCCTGATGCCAAGGTGCGCCTGCCGTGGCTCCAGCGGTTCTTCGACCGTTTCAACGGCTGGTTCGGCCGCACCACCGACAGCTATCAGGGCAAGGTTGGCCACATCCTGTCGCGACCCGGCCGCTGGCTGATGATCTTCGTCGCCCTGGTCGGGCTTACCGCCCTGCTGTTCCTGCGCCTGCCCAGCAGCTTCCTGCCGAATGAGGATCAGGGCTACGCGATCTCGATCGTCCAGGCCCCGCCCGGCGCAACGCTGGAACGCACCGAGGAAGCGGTGAAGCAGATGAAGGCCTATTATGCGCAGCAGCCGCAGGTGGAACATTATGTGCTGATCCGCGGCTTCAGTTTCTTCGGCCAGGGCCAAAACGCGGCGATGATGTTCGTCGTGCTCAAGGACTGGAAGGATCGCAAGGCCAAGGAAGATGGCATCGAAGCGTTCGTCGGCCGGGCCTTCGGCGCGCTGATGCAGGCCAAGGATGCGCTGATCTTCACCATCAATCCGCCGCCGATCCGCGAACTGGGCAATGCCAGCGGTTTCACCTTCATGCTGCAGGATCGCAGCGCGCTGGGCCATGAAGCGCTGGTGGAGGCCCGCAACATGATGCTCGGCCTCGCCAGCCAAAGCCCATTGCTGACCGGCGTCCGGCCGGAAGGACAGGAAGACGCGCCCCAGCTCAAGGTGGAAATCGATCGGGTGAAGGCGCGCGCGCTTGGCCTGTCGATCGGCGACGTCAACGCCACCCTGTCGATCGCCTTCGGTTCGGCCTACGCCAACGACTTCACCCATGATGGCCGCATCCTGAAGGTGATGCTGCAGGCCGACGCCCGCGCCCGGATGACACCGGCCGACGTGCTCAATCTGCGGGTCCGCAACGCCGCCGGACAAATGGTGCCGTTCGGTGCCTTCACCACCGCGGAATGGACGTCGGGTTCGCCCCAGCTCCAGCGATATAATGGCTATCCGGCGATGACGATATCGGGCCAGGCCGCCCCCGGCCGTTCATCCGGCGAAGCGATGGACGAGATGGAACGGCTGGCCAAGCAGTTGCCGGACGGCTTCGATTTCGAATGGACCGGCACGTCGTATGAGGAACGCCAGTCGGCGGGCCAGATCGGCGCGTTGCTCGGCCTGTCGCTAATTGTTGTCTTCCTGCTGCTGGCCGCACTTTACGAAAGCTGGTCGGTGCCGGTGGCCGTGCTGCTGGTCGTTCCGCTCGGCGTGCTGGGCGCGGTCCTGTTCTCGATGATGCGCGGGCTGTCGGCGGACGTCTATTTCAACGTCGGGCTGATCACCATCATCGGCCTTGCCGCAAAGAATGCGATCCTGATCGTCGAATTTGCCATCGAACGCGAAGCCGATGGCAAGAGCGTGCTCGACGCGACGATGGAGGCGGTAAAGCTGCGGCTGCGCCCGATCATCATGACGTCGCTGGCGTTTATCCTCGGCATGGTGCCCCTGTTCATTTCCAGCGGGGCCGGTGCCGCCAGCCGCCGCGCGGTGGGCACGGGCGTGATGGGCGGGATGATCGCGGCCACCATCCTTGGGATCTTCTTCATTCCGCTCTTCTACTTGGCGGTTCGCCGCTGGTTGACGCGCAAAGCGCCGCACGCGCCCGGCGCCCCGCATGGCGAGACTGTTCATGATTAA
- a CDS encoding DUF4167 domain-containing protein, translated as MINNRQNGRRRGRGGAPRQNSGNGQGGNRIDNRARGNASQLHEKYKTLARDAQTQGDRVMTEYYLQFADHYFRVLAENRPRFEEQQRRDRFDNGDFDEEDGEFEAANGDRDDSRQQNEGGERPYREQRGQREDRGQRDDRAPRDNRGQRDDRGPREDRAARDDRAPREDRGYRDDRGPREERAPREDRAPREDRRPREVRQPREDAPAPAAVDPTPEAEATFVAEVVADEAPRRRGRPRRTPVAETGDAPERIEVDRLPPSFSLTSEAEAAEPATEDKPKRRTRRPRADAAPEASAADA; from the coding sequence TTGATCAACAATCGTCAGAACGGCCGCCGCCGTGGGCGCGGTGGCGCGCCTCGGCAGAATAGCGGCAACGGCCAGGGCGGCAACCGGATCGATAACCGCGCACGCGGCAACGCCAGCCAGCTCCACGAGAAATACAAGACGCTGGCGCGCGACGCGCAGACCCAGGGCGACCGGGTCATGACCGAATATTATCTTCAGTTTGCGGACCATTATTTCCGCGTTCTGGCGGAAAATCGGCCGCGTTTCGAAGAACAGCAGCGCCGGGATCGCTTCGACAATGGCGATTTCGACGAAGAAGACGGTGAATTCGAGGCCGCGAATGGCGACCGCGACGACAGCCGCCAGCAGAATGAAGGCGGCGAACGCCCGTATCGCGAGCAGCGCGGCCAGCGCGAGGATCGTGGCCAGCGCGACGACCGCGCCCCGCGTGACAATCGTGGCCAGCGTGACGATCGCGGCCCCCGCGAAGACCGCGCAGCCCGGGATGATCGCGCCCCGCGTGAAGACCGCGGCTACCGCGACGATCGTGGCCCGCGCGAGGAACGCGCCCCCCGCGAGGATCGTGCTCCGCGCGAAGACCGCCGCCCCCGCGAAGTGCGCCAGCCGCGCGAGGACGCTCCGGCGCCGGCCGCTGTCGATCCAACCCCCGAGGCCGAGGCCACATTCGTGGCCGAAGTGGTGGCCGACGAAGCCCCCCGCCGCCGCGGCCGTCCCCGCCGGACGCCCGTCGCCGAAACCGGCGATGCGCCCGAGCGGATCGAAGTCGATCGGCTGCCGCCGTCCTTTTCGCTGACGAGCGAGGCGGAAGCCGCCGAACCGGCCACTGAGGACAAGCCCAAACGGCGCACGCGGCGCCCGCGCGCGGATGCGGCACCGGAAGCCTCGGCTGCCGACGCCTGA
- a CDS encoding UDP-glucose dehydrogenase family protein, with protein sequence MRIAMIGTGYVGLVSGACFADFGHDVICVDKDTSKIDALEAGRIPIFEPGLDALVASNVQAGRLAFTTDLASAVKDADAVFIAVGTPSRRGDGHADLSYVFAATREIAAALTRPTVIVTKSTVPVGTGDEVERIIREVAPGATAWVVSNPEFLREGAAIEDFKRPDRIVVGIEDEAARAVMQDIYRPLYLNQAPLLFVGRRTSELIKYAANAFLAVKITFINEIADLCEAAGADVQQVARGIGLDNRIGAKFLHAGPGYGGSCFPKDTLALLKTADDHETPLQIVEATVRVNDARKRAMGRKVIKAMGGDVRGKTVGVLGLTFKPNTDDMRDAPSLALIQTLEDAGAKVRAFDPEGHEQARPMLPNVELAADPYAVADGADALVIVTEWNAFRALDLKRIAGLLATPILVDLRNVYPPEEARRAGLSYTGIGRADALDS encoded by the coding sequence ATGCGCATTGCAATGATCGGCACGGGCTATGTCGGCCTCGTTTCTGGCGCCTGCTTCGCCGATTTCGGCCATGACGTGATCTGCGTCGACAAGGATACCAGCAAGATCGACGCGCTCGAAGCCGGGCGGATTCCGATTTTCGAACCCGGTCTCGACGCGCTGGTTGCCAGCAACGTCCAGGCCGGCCGGCTGGCCTTCACCACCGATCTGGCGAGCGCGGTGAAGGATGCGGACGCGGTGTTCATCGCCGTCGGCACCCCGTCGCGGCGCGGCGATGGCCATGCCGATCTGTCCTACGTCTTTGCCGCCACCCGCGAAATCGCGGCCGCGCTGACCCGGCCGACGGTGATTGTCACCAAATCCACGGTCCCTGTCGGCACCGGCGACGAAGTCGAACGGATCATCCGCGAAGTCGCGCCCGGCGCCACGGCCTGGGTCGTCTCCAATCCCGAATTCTTGCGCGAAGGCGCCGCGATCGAGGATTTCAAGCGGCCCGATCGCATCGTCGTCGGCATCGAGGACGAAGCCGCCCGCGCGGTGATGCAGGATATCTACCGCCCGCTTTACCTGAATCAGGCGCCCTTGCTATTCGTCGGCCGGCGGACATCGGAACTGATCAAATATGCCGCCAACGCGTTCCTCGCGGTGAAGATCACCTTCATCAACGAGATCGCCGATCTGTGCGAAGCCGCCGGCGCCGATGTGCAGCAGGTGGCGCGCGGCATCGGCCTCGACAATCGCATCGGCGCGAAGTTTCTCCACGCCGGTCCCGGCTATGGCGGCTCCTGCTTTCCCAAGGACACGCTGGCGCTGCTCAAGACGGCGGACGATCATGAAACCCCGCTCCAGATCGTCGAGGCGACGGTGCGCGTGAACGACGCCCGCAAGCGCGCGATGGGCCGCAAGGTCATCAAGGCGATGGGCGGCGACGTGCGTGGCAAAACGGTCGGCGTGCTCGGCCTCACCTTCAAGCCCAACACCGATGACATGCGCGATGCGCCGTCGCTGGCCTTGATCCAGACGCTGGAGGATGCCGGTGCCAAGGTCCGCGCGTTCGATCCGGAAGGGCATGAACAGGCGCGGCCGATGCTGCCCAACGTCGAACTTGCGGCGGATCCCTATGCGGTGGCCGACGGGGCCGATGCGCTGGTCATCGTCACCGAATGGAATGCGTTTCGCGCGCTGGATCTCAAGCGGATCGCTGGGTTGCTCGCCACCCCGATCCTCGTCGATCTGCGCAACGTCTATCCACCCGAAGAAGCCCGCCGCGCCGGGCTATCCTACACCGGCATCGGCCGCGCCGACGCTCTCGACAGCTAA
- a CDS encoding TetR/AcrR family transcriptional regulator codes for MTTDVTTDECEPRADGGRRERRRQAIIDAARALFVERGYDAVSLSEIVKKSGGSLATLYALFDGKSGILGAIVASQRFDTRDRIDSAFAAGGAPATILRAIADLLLDGMADPEITGLMRIVMGETLRDPAFAQSVYKNGHIPSVERVAGLLADWHAAGRAVIPDPMLAAHLFFGLVIHGAQTRALFGAPGDLALPPRDTLVSEAMALFTTYYHIDGDEPA; via the coding sequence GTGACGACAGATGTGACGACCGATGAGTGCGAACCAAGGGCCGATGGCGGCCGCCGGGAACGGCGACGGCAGGCGATCATCGATGCCGCGCGCGCGTTGTTCGTCGAACGCGGGTACGATGCCGTCAGCCTGTCGGAGATCGTCAAGAAATCGGGCGGTTCGCTGGCGACACTCTATGCGCTGTTCGATGGAAAATCGGGCATTCTGGGGGCCATTGTCGCCAGCCAGCGGTTCGACACGCGGGATCGGATCGATTCGGCGTTTGCCGCCGGGGGTGCGCCGGCAACCATCTTGCGCGCGATCGCCGATCTGCTGCTCGACGGCATGGCCGATCCCGAAATCACCGGCTTGATGCGTATCGTGATGGGCGAAACCTTGCGCGATCCGGCCTTTGCGCAAAGCGTGTACAAAAATGGGCATATACCATCTGTCGAACGGGTCGCGGGGTTGCTGGCGGACTGGCATGCCGCCGGCCGGGCGGTTATTCCCGATCCCATGCTGGCGGCGCACCTTTTTTTCGGCCTGGTGATCCACGGGGCGCAGACCCGTGCGCTGTTTGGCGCACCGGGCGATCTGGCATTGCCACCGCGCGACACGCTGGTGAGCGAGGCGATGGCCCTGTTCACGACCTATTATCATATTGATGGCGACGAACCTGCATGA
- a CDS encoding NUDIX domain-containing protein, whose amino-acid sequence MSEEMAPAIPAATLVLLRERAGAPPDLLMLERAGTMAFAAGALVFPGGRIDPGDHALAANPAVIGTNGMADAAARIAAIRETIEEVGIAIGLHPTPDAATVASLREALGEGADFGALLAAGGWTLDLAALVHFARWRPNFKETRLFDTQFYLALAPAAAEPLADGGESVHALWISADDALAGAEDGRFRVIFPTQRNLERLALLADFAAAEAHVAQFVIEPVTPWVEDRMGEPFLCIRDDQGYPVTGVPLGDALRG is encoded by the coding sequence ATGAGTGAGGAAATGGCCCCGGCGATCCCGGCGGCGACGTTGGTGCTGCTGCGCGAACGGGCAGGCGCGCCGCCCGATCTGCTGATGCTCGAACGAGCGGGAACGATGGCGTTTGCCGCTGGTGCACTGGTGTTCCCCGGCGGGCGGATCGATCCCGGCGATCATGCGCTTGCCGCCAACCCGGCGGTGATCGGAACGAATGGCATGGCCGATGCGGCGGCGCGGATCGCGGCCATTCGCGAAACGATCGAGGAAGTGGGCATTGCCATCGGTCTCCACCCGACGCCCGATGCCGCCACGGTGGCGTCGCTGCGCGAGGCGCTGGGCGAAGGGGCCGATTTTGGCGCGTTGCTGGCGGCGGGTGGCTGGACGCTCGATCTGGCGGCGCTGGTTCATTTTGCCCGCTGGCGACCGAATTTCAAGGAAACCCGGCTGTTCGACACGCAATTCTATCTGGCGCTGGCGCCCGCAGCGGCCGAACCGCTGGCTGACGGCGGCGAGAGTGTCCACGCGCTGTGGATTTCGGCGGATGATGCGCTGGCCGGGGCCGAAGACGGGCGCTTTCGCGTGATATTCCCCACCCAGCGCAATTTGGAACGGCTGGCGCTGCTGGCCGATTTCGCGGCGGCCGAGGCGCATGTCGCGCAGTTTGTGATCGAACCCGTCACGCCGTGGGTGGAGGACCGGATGGGCGAACCGTTTTTATGCATCCGTGACGATCAGGGCTATCCGGTTACGGGCGTCCCGCTGGGCGACGCGTTGCGCGGCTAG
- a CDS encoding efflux RND transporter periplasmic adaptor subunit, which yields MRAEPKVSLRHIAVLTGLALLSACGSQPQQSPPAPAVTVMTVTPQAVTDAIELPGRVQAVRTAEVRARVDGIVERRLYEEGTDVSANQPLFRIDPRQNQASYNSAAAALARAQAGAANARAVVGRYAPLVKQQAISNQEYDAAVAQARQAEADVASARAALDRARLDLNYTLVTAPIAGRAGRAQVTEGALVSAGSATLMTTVEQLDPVYVNFSQSSSELLQVRRKMASGEIRASNLDRVGVTLILEDGTVYGPGGHLDFLDMSVDESTGTVSLRAEFPNKQRLLLPGQFVRARVEVGLNPAGILVPQRAVQVGPQSASVMIVGTNNVAVARPVKVGNMQGGSWVITEGLKPGDKVITDGLQKVRPGQPVSISPPAKPGAAAGQPSAAKSTSAR from the coding sequence ATGCGCGCTGAACCAAAGGTTTCGCTACGGCATATCGCCGTGCTGACGGGGCTTGCCCTGCTTTCCGCCTGCGGCAGCCAGCCGCAACAATCCCCCCCCGCCCCCGCGGTCACCGTGATGACCGTCACTCCGCAGGCGGTAACCGACGCCATCGAATTGCCCGGCCGCGTGCAGGCGGTGCGCACGGCGGAGGTTCGCGCCCGCGTCGATGGCATCGTCGAACGGCGCCTTTATGAAGAAGGCACCGACGTAAGCGCCAATCAGCCGCTTTTCCGTATCGATCCACGCCAGAATCAGGCCAGCTACAACAGTGCCGCGGCGGCCCTTGCCCGTGCACAGGCGGGGGCGGCCAACGCCCGCGCGGTGGTCGGCCGCTATGCGCCACTGGTCAAGCAACAGGCGATCAGCAATCAGGAATATGACGCCGCCGTCGCCCAGGCCCGCCAGGCCGAAGCCGATGTCGCCTCGGCCCGCGCCGCGCTTGATCGCGCCAGGCTCGATCTGAACTATACGCTCGTCACCGCGCCGATCGCCGGCCGCGCCGGCCGCGCGCAGGTGACGGAAGGTGCGCTCGTCAGCGCCGGGTCCGCGACGCTGATGACGACGGTCGAGCAACTAGATCCCGTCTACGTCAATTTCTCGCAGTCCAGCAGCGAATTGCTGCAGGTGCGGCGTAAAATGGCCAGCGGCGAGATTCGCGCCAGCAATCTCGATCGGGTCGGCGTCACGCTGATTCTCGAAGACGGCACCGTCTATGGCCCCGGCGGCCATCTCGATTTCCTCGACATGTCGGTCGACGAATCGACCGGCACGGTGTCGCTGCGCGCCGAATTTCCAAACAAGCAGCGCCTGCTGCTGCCCGGCCAGTTCGTTCGCGCGCGCGTCGAGGTGGGGTTGAATCCGGCCGGGATCCTCGTGCCCCAGCGGGCGGTGCAGGTCGGCCCGCAAAGCGCCAGCGTGATGATTGTCGGCACCAACAACGTCGCCGTCGCGCGGCCGGTGAAGGTCGGCAATATGCAGGGTGGGTCATGGGTCATCACCGAAGGGCTGAAACCGGGTGACAAGGTGATCACCGATGGCCTGCAAAAGGTGCGCCCCGGCCAGCCGGTATCGATTTCGCCGCCGGCGAAGCCCGGCGCGGCCGCCGGCCAGCCTTCCGCCGCCAAATCCACGTCGGCGCGCTGA